The Streptomyces sp. NBC_01255 genome window below encodes:
- a CDS encoding aminotransferase class I/II-fold pyridoxal phosphate-dependent enzyme gives MALRQPIRSHTASGSLRTWTLVYLVAVTLLTLAYLQFPARHTILWALIGLGGVVAILVGVHLHRPARRWPWLVLAAANFAFVAGDTAYNVLEGFFGQTRPFPSVADALYLATYPLFAIGLFGFIRYRAAGRDLAVVLDALILTSGIALLSWVNLITPLARSEDMTWTEKAISIAYPLGDVLMLAMLARLLVPGGLRSRSVQLLTLGTCGILASDVIYGTLQLKGTWQVGTPWDLGWVVFFTAWGLAALHPSMTGLTERAPEPAPRVAERRLALLAGASLVAPALLLFQSLRLDKDQDIGVIAIFSALMFLLVLARLWSMMTAHGKAEARERSLRVAAASLVAALSPREVAGSVETASATLFGPGTDHRVLLFTRDRKGGLTAVATVAHPWSCSTDRLTLPPTTAWPELVAHGARLLPVTRLDPAVAAEAAPESHALLCPLELQTPTGRESMLGVLLLAGPEKKLSEIAGPAQSLASQAALALERFGLTEEVNRRTSEAYFRTLVHNTSDVILIVDDDDTVRYASPSAESMFGHSLLPGTPLTELLAPADQASALRILADARSHDAVDARDDWKLLHGGAGGGSTDLQVEVRCSNLRNERTVHGLVLTLRDVTEQRKLERELTHRAFHDSLTGLPNRVLLLERIERALLRGRRESTLTCMLFVDLDDFKVVNDTMGHSVGDELLVAVARRLTSVLRLTDTAARLGGDEFAVLIEGAREPRDAETLAAEIVHTLSQPFHLTDGAVSVSTSVGIATVLDSAHAEELLGHADLALYAAKAAGKKRWRLFHPELHSRLVARHELQAGMDTAIADHAFALRYQPIVEVDGGATAGLEALIRWPHARRGMVPPDQFITLAEESGHIMPLGAWVLEHAALDIARWQRSRPHRPPLYANVNVSARQFRDPGFLEGVKRTLRSSGLAPGSLVLELTETVLMRQDTQIRTTMAALKDLGVSIAIDDFGTGFSSLSYLREFPIDILKVDKSFIDDITTDPQQVALVEGIVRIADVLGLLVVAEGIEHEEQRELLAEMGCRYGQGYLFARPMTVHQADSYLHRAPSPGAHRAVRPARPVSPAAPGTAPATVPTSAGVGTPAPAIGPARAPGPTAATARTGRPPRPSRWRDLEHLQRTSLMCDAVIDEIDGRRIRVGDDWLVDFASCNYLGFDLDPTIMASIEPEVRRWGTHPSWSRLIGSPRLYPRIEERLTELLGAPDTLLLPTITLIHQSVIPLLAGTGQVFVEAQAHRTVYDGCVVARGQGAEIHRFSADRPEELASLLRGAPGDAGRLVCMDGVNSMTGNFPDLRTLARICRENGALLYVDDAHGFGVIGERTADESSPYGSRGNSIVRHLGETYDDLVLVGGFSKAFSSLLAFLAVPKWLKDHLKVAAAPYLYSGPSPTASLATALAGLDVNDERGDEIRADLYRKTARVLAHVRGLGLATPNTDGLPIVEIPLADSADLDAVAAFLWEHGIYVTLASYPLVPRDRVGFRIQVTAANTDEEIDQLCEALTALAERFTLQHADVQRPGAIAAGRRPPER, from the coding sequence ATGGCGTTGCGTCAGCCGATCCGGTCACACACCGCCTCCGGGTCACTACGCACGTGGACGCTGGTCTATCTCGTGGCCGTCACCCTGCTGACGCTCGCGTACCTCCAGTTCCCGGCCCGGCACACCATCCTCTGGGCACTCATCGGACTCGGCGGCGTCGTCGCCATCCTCGTCGGCGTCCATCTGCACCGGCCCGCCCGCCGCTGGCCCTGGCTGGTGCTCGCCGCCGCCAACTTCGCCTTCGTCGCCGGAGACACCGCCTACAACGTCCTGGAGGGCTTCTTCGGCCAGACCCGGCCCTTCCCCTCCGTCGCCGACGCCCTGTACCTGGCCACGTACCCCCTGTTCGCCATCGGCCTCTTCGGCTTCATCCGCTACCGGGCCGCCGGCCGCGACCTCGCGGTCGTCCTCGACGCGCTGATCCTCACCTCGGGAATCGCGCTGCTCTCCTGGGTCAACCTCATCACCCCGCTCGCCCGGAGCGAGGACATGACCTGGACCGAGAAGGCCATCTCCATCGCCTATCCCCTCGGCGACGTCCTGATGCTCGCGATGCTCGCCCGGCTGCTCGTCCCCGGCGGCCTGCGCTCCCGGTCCGTGCAGCTCCTCACCCTCGGCACCTGCGGCATCCTCGCCTCCGACGTCATCTACGGCACGCTCCAGCTCAAGGGCACCTGGCAGGTCGGCACACCGTGGGACCTCGGCTGGGTCGTGTTCTTCACCGCCTGGGGCCTCGCCGCGCTCCACCCCTCGATGACCGGCCTCACCGAGCGCGCCCCCGAACCGGCACCGCGCGTCGCGGAACGCCGCCTCGCGCTCCTCGCCGGCGCCTCCCTCGTCGCCCCCGCCCTGCTCCTCTTCCAGTCGCTGCGCCTCGACAAGGACCAGGACATCGGCGTCATCGCGATCTTCTCGGCGCTGATGTTCCTGCTGGTCCTCGCCCGACTGTGGAGCATGATGACCGCTCACGGGAAGGCCGAGGCGCGCGAGCGCAGCCTCCGGGTCGCCGCCGCCTCCCTCGTCGCCGCCCTGAGCCCCCGGGAGGTCGCCGGATCGGTGGAGACGGCCTCCGCGACGCTCTTCGGTCCCGGCACCGATCACCGGGTCCTCCTCTTCACCCGTGACCGCAAGGGCGGCCTCACGGCCGTGGCCACCGTGGCCCACCCGTGGAGCTGTAGTACCGACCGGCTGACGCTCCCTCCCACGACGGCCTGGCCCGAGCTCGTCGCCCACGGTGCCCGGCTCCTCCCCGTGACCCGGCTCGACCCCGCCGTCGCCGCCGAGGCGGCGCCCGAGTCCCACGCGCTGCTCTGCCCCCTGGAGCTCCAGACGCCGACCGGACGCGAATCGATGCTCGGCGTGCTGCTCCTCGCGGGACCCGAGAAGAAGCTCTCCGAGATCGCGGGCCCCGCCCAGTCGCTCGCCTCCCAGGCGGCCCTCGCCCTGGAACGCTTCGGGCTCACGGAGGAGGTCAACCGCCGGACGAGCGAGGCCTACTTCCGGACGCTCGTCCACAACACCTCGGACGTCATCCTCATCGTCGACGACGACGACACCGTCCGGTACGCGAGCCCGTCCGCCGAGTCCATGTTCGGTCACTCCCTGCTCCCGGGCACCCCGCTCACCGAGCTGCTCGCCCCCGCCGACCAGGCCAGCGCCCTGCGCATCCTCGCCGACGCCCGTTCGCACGACGCGGTCGACGCCCGGGACGACTGGAAACTGCTCCACGGCGGCGCCGGCGGCGGCTCCACCGACCTCCAGGTCGAGGTCCGGTGCAGCAACCTCCGCAACGAACGCACCGTGCACGGTCTCGTCCTCACCCTGAGGGACGTCACCGAACAGCGGAAGCTGGAACGGGAACTCACCCACCGGGCCTTCCACGACTCCCTCACGGGCCTCCCCAACCGCGTCCTGCTGCTCGAACGGATCGAGCGCGCCCTGCTCCGCGGCCGCCGCGAATCCACCCTGACCTGCATGCTCTTCGTCGACCTCGACGACTTCAAGGTCGTCAACGACACCATGGGGCACTCCGTCGGCGACGAACTCCTCGTCGCCGTGGCCCGCCGCCTCACCTCCGTCCTGCGGCTCACCGACACGGCGGCCCGGCTCGGCGGCGACGAGTTCGCCGTCCTCATCGAGGGGGCCAGGGAACCCCGCGACGCCGAGACCCTCGCCGCCGAGATCGTGCACACGCTCAGCCAGCCCTTCCACCTCACCGACGGAGCCGTCTCCGTCTCCACGAGCGTCGGCATCGCGACCGTCCTCGACAGCGCGCACGCCGAGGAGCTCCTCGGCCACGCCGACCTCGCCCTGTACGCGGCGAAGGCGGCCGGCAAGAAGCGGTGGCGGCTCTTCCACCCGGAACTCCACTCCCGGCTCGTCGCCCGGCACGAGCTCCAGGCGGGCATGGACACGGCCATCGCCGACCACGCCTTCGCCTTGCGCTACCAGCCCATCGTGGAGGTCGACGGCGGCGCCACCGCCGGCCTGGAAGCGCTCATCCGCTGGCCGCACGCCCGGCGCGGGATGGTGCCGCCCGACCAGTTCATCACCCTGGCCGAGGAGAGCGGCCACATCATGCCGCTGGGCGCCTGGGTCCTCGAACACGCGGCACTCGACATCGCGCGCTGGCAGCGCTCCCGACCGCACCGGCCGCCCTTGTACGCCAACGTCAACGTCTCCGCCCGCCAGTTCCGCGACCCGGGGTTCCTCGAAGGGGTCAAGCGCACCCTCCGCTCCTCCGGGCTCGCGCCGGGCTCGCTCGTCCTGGAGCTCACCGAGACCGTCCTCATGCGCCAGGACACCCAGATCCGGACGACCATGGCCGCCCTGAAGGACCTCGGAGTCTCGATCGCCATCGACGACTTCGGCACCGGCTTCTCCTCGCTCAGCTATCTCCGCGAGTTCCCGATCGACATCCTCAAGGTCGACAAGTCGTTCATCGACGACATCACGACCGACCCCCAGCAGGTCGCCCTCGTGGAGGGCATCGTGCGCATCGCCGACGTCCTCGGCCTGCTGGTCGTCGCCGAGGGCATCGAGCACGAGGAGCAGCGGGAGCTCCTCGCCGAGATGGGCTGCCGCTACGGGCAGGGCTACCTCTTCGCCCGGCCGATGACCGTCCACCAGGCCGACTCGTACCTGCACCGCGCCCCGTCCCCGGGCGCCCACCGCGCCGTCCGCCCGGCTCGGCCCGTCTCCCCGGCCGCACCGGGAACCGCCCCCGCCACCGTCCCCACCAGCGCGGGTGTCGGCACCCCCGCCCCCGCAATCGGACCGGCCCGAGCCCCCGGACCCACCGCCGCGACCGCCCGGACCGGCCGGCCGCCGCGCCCCTCCCGCTGGCGCGATCTGGAGCACCTCCAGCGGACCAGCCTCATGTGCGACGCCGTCATCGACGAGATCGACGGCCGCCGCATCCGGGTCGGCGACGACTGGCTCGTCGACTTCGCCTCCTGCAACTACCTCGGCTTCGACCTCGACCCCACGATCATGGCGTCGATCGAACCGGAGGTCAGACGGTGGGGCACCCACCCGAGCTGGTCCCGGCTCATCGGCAGTCCGCGGCTCTACCCGCGCATCGAGGAGCGGCTCACCGAACTCCTGGGCGCCCCCGACACCCTCCTGCTGCCCACGATCACCCTCATCCACCAGTCCGTCATCCCGCTCCTGGCCGGCACGGGCCAGGTCTTCGTCGAGGCACAGGCCCACCGCACCGTGTACGACGGCTGTGTCGTCGCCCGCGGCCAGGGCGCCGAGATCCACCGCTTCAGCGCGGACCGGCCCGAGGAGCTGGCCTCGCTGCTCCGCGGCGCCCCCGGCGACGCCGGCCGGCTCGTCTGCATGGACGGTGTCAACAGCATGACCGGCAACTTCCCGGACCTGCGGACCCTGGCCAGGATCTGCCGGGAGAACGGCGCCCTGCTGTACGTCGACGACGCCCACGGCTTCGGCGTCATCGGAGAGCGAACCGCGGACGAGAGCAGCCCGTACGGCTCGCGCGGCAACAGCATCGTCCGCCACCTCGGCGAGACCTACGACGACCTGGTGCTCGTCGGCGGCTTCTCCAAGGCGTTCTCCTCGCTGCTCGCCTTCCTCGCCGTCCCGAAGTGGCTCAAGGACCACCTGAAGGTGGCGGCGGCCCCGTACCTCTACTCAGGCCCCTCGCCGACGGCCTCCCTCGCCACCGCCCTCGCCGGGCTCGACGTCAACGACGAGCGCGGCGACGAGATCCGGGCCGACCTCTACCGCAAGACGGCCCGGGTCCTCGCCCACGTCCGGGGCCTCGGCCTCGCCACCCCGAACACCGACGGGCTGCCGATCGTCGAGATCCCGCTCGCCGACTCCGCGGACCTCGACGCCGTCGCCGCCTTCCTCTGGGAGCACGGGATCTACGTGACGCTCGCCTCCTACCCGCTCGTCCCGCGCGACCGGGTCGGCTTCCGCATCCAGGTCACCGCCGCCAACACCGACGAGGAGATCGACCAATTGTGCGAGGCCCTCACGGCGCTCGCCGAGCGGTTCACCCTCCAGCACGCCGACGTCCAGCGCCCCGGTGCCATCGCGGCCGGCCGCCGGCCGCCCGAGCGGTGA
- a CDS encoding class I SAM-dependent methyltransferase — translation MDTTGRSGPPYPSHAPGRWNRSAGPRRNRDADWNAWPVADYLAENYRRLHPCDVGVIRHHAAVYRTFAPGALPRTLELGAGPNLYPLMQAGAASLRVDALEPSAANVRYLRQQLDNGPDDSWRPFYTLCRSLDPALPESCTDALRRVRVVPGTAEELTDGTYALASMNFVAESVTEDFAEFTALCDTFVRAVRPGGRLVASFMERMPSYRIGEGPVWPACPVDGAALQAVFGPRTTGLRIERLAKDRTLPEYGDTGVLLMTALRSDT, via the coding sequence ATGGACACGACCGGGCGTTCCGGCCCGCCGTACCCGTCGCACGCGCCGGGCCGGTGGAACCGGTCGGCGGGGCCGCGCCGCAACAGGGACGCCGACTGGAACGCCTGGCCCGTCGCGGACTACCTCGCCGAGAACTACCGCAGGCTCCACCCGTGCGACGTCGGCGTCATCCGCCACCACGCCGCCGTCTACCGGACCTTCGCCCCCGGCGCCCTTCCCCGCACCCTCGAACTGGGCGCGGGCCCGAACCTCTACCCCCTGATGCAGGCGGGCGCCGCCAGCCTCCGTGTCGACGCCCTGGAACCGAGCGCCGCCAACGTCCGCTATCTGCGCCAGCAGCTCGACAACGGCCCCGACGACAGCTGGCGGCCCTTCTACACCCTGTGCCGCAGCCTCGACCCCGCACTCCCGGAGAGCTGTACGGACGCGCTCCGCCGGGTCCGGGTCGTGCCGGGCACCGCGGAGGAACTGACCGACGGCACGTACGCCCTCGCGTCGATGAACTTCGTCGCCGAGAGCGTCACCGAGGACTTCGCCGAGTTCACGGCCCTCTGCGACACCTTCGTCCGGGCGGTCCGCCCCGGCGGCCGCCTCGTCGCCTCCTTCATGGAACGCATGCCGAGCTACCGCATCGGAGAGGGGCCGGTCTGGCCGGCCTGCCCGGTCGACGGCGCCGCCCTGCAGGCCGTCTTCGGACCCCGCACCACCGGCCTGCGGATCGAGCGACTCGCCAAGGACCGCACCCTGCCCGAATACGGCGACACCGGCGTCCTGCTCATGACAGCACTGCGGTCCGACACCTGA
- a CDS encoding glycosyltransferase family 4 protein, with product MVRHERPRVLLLTGGPLDGTEGSDVRLASDVLEALPDVDFVWFARWPDHGRDPPRRGRPVRMLSRDGVSHVPQRVQAVLAGAVFARRVDLVHAFLSVGSAFPVFSWLRPLFLGGRPVVHTVPGVADCRFLARSRPLGATVALSESMARRLRSADFGDVRVIPPMIDLDQWPYLPRPRGYPMVLFAGYHDLRGGAETAIDAAAEAWRAGARFRLVLAMRRRPGQHSGLLDQALRERAGATGLPDVEVRGHVEDMRALIASAHVLVYAPAVLGGKADIPLIVLQSLASGRPAVLSDLPQFADFGHAVLRAPAGDARRTGQQLAWLLDQPRSWDVLAERGRALAEDHFGPERFAARYAALYRELLR from the coding sequence ATGGTCCGCCATGAGCGGCCCCGGGTGCTGCTCCTGACCGGCGGCCCGCTGGACGGGACGGAGGGCTCCGACGTGCGGCTCGCCTCCGACGTCCTCGAAGCGCTGCCCGACGTCGACTTCGTCTGGTTCGCCCGGTGGCCGGACCACGGGCGGGACCCGCCGCGGCGTGGGCGCCCGGTCCGCATGCTCTCCCGCGACGGCGTCTCCCACGTCCCGCAGCGGGTGCAGGCCGTACTCGCCGGAGCCGTGTTCGCCCGCCGGGTCGACCTCGTCCATGCCTTCCTCTCCGTCGGCAGCGCCTTCCCGGTCTTCTCGTGGCTCCGCCCGCTGTTCCTCGGGGGGCGGCCGGTCGTGCACACGGTGCCCGGGGTCGCGGACTGCCGCTTCCTGGCCCGCTCCCGGCCCCTGGGAGCGACGGTCGCCCTGTCGGAGTCGATGGCGCGGCGGCTGCGGTCCGCGGACTTCGGGGACGTACGGGTGATCCCGCCCATGATCGACTTGGACCAATGGCCGTATCTGCCGCGCCCGCGGGGGTATCCGATGGTCCTCTTCGCCGGGTACCACGATCTGCGGGGCGGCGCGGAGACGGCGATCGACGCGGCGGCCGAGGCGTGGCGGGCGGGCGCCAGGTTCCGGCTGGTGCTCGCGATGCGCAGGCGGCCGGGGCAGCATTCCGGGCTGCTGGACCAGGCGCTGCGGGAGCGGGCCGGCGCGACGGGGCTCCCCGACGTCGAAGTCCGGGGTCACGTCGAGGACATGCGGGCCCTGATCGCCTCGGCCCACGTGCTGGTGTACGCACCGGCCGTGCTCGGCGGCAAGGCGGACATCCCGCTCATCGTGCTCCAGTCGCTGGCCTCGGGACGGCCTGCCGTCCTCAGCGACCTGCCGCAGTTCGCCGACTTCGGCCACGCCGTGCTGCGGGCGCCCGCGGGCGACGCGCGACGCACCGGACAGCAACTGGCGTGGCTGCTCGACCAGCCGCGCTCCTGGGACGTGCTCGCGGAGCGCGGACGGGCCCTGGCCGAGGACCACTTCGGCCCCGAACGGTTCGCCGCCCGGTACGCGGCGCTCTACCGGGAGCTGCTGAGATGA
- a CDS encoding glycosyltransferase family 4 protein → MTTSRGVLLVAVSGPEGAGRSSLLRRLTALLGERGVHVVTTQGHGCFLCRRFPVPPRVREEGEPGERWARRASDPVRRGSLPRRAHAFLDAAELAVRITAARLTATARAHGRQAVVLTDRGPLDGLVRFGPPASSAAAGAFRRLAGRYALTLLVETGTDTLLGRGPQVLAGSPAALRARYRSWSARLPHVVHIDGARPPSLVAAGMLEQILDVVRTPPPRPEEDGGGAEHGADARQHVVLSVYDDADGPGYRGGGAVVVGPGYRGGGAVVVGKVARRLAEDFRVTVVTAGRRAGTEYRDGIRYVRLPVGRAGPRAGRLVFLALLPFAARRIRHDLWLESFTPPFSTGLLPLATHAPVVGIDQNRGTETLWRRYRVPFVLAERLGLSRYRHLVAMNAADASAIRRLSPRADVQVIANGVEPRLLDESRLGRGQFILFLGRIDTWAKGLDLLLDAYDRAGAPLELLLAGSGTPAEERRLAALVAARAGGPEPRIHWVGCADEERRRQLLRDSAFLVMPSRHETFGLVALEGMAYGKPVLHFDLPALRWMRDGGDVAVPPFDVAAFGDRMGELARDAALRRGLGRRSALAARHYTWDEMTGRYLALAHRLLDAPAPARRPRKRGTSWQSTR, encoded by the coding sequence ATGACGACCTCACGCGGCGTTCTGCTGGTGGCGGTGTCCGGTCCGGAAGGAGCGGGCCGGTCCTCGCTGCTCCGCAGGCTCACGGCGCTGCTCGGGGAGCGGGGGGTGCACGTCGTCACCACGCAAGGCCACGGCTGTTTCCTGTGCCGCAGGTTCCCGGTTCCGCCGCGGGTGAGGGAAGAGGGGGAACCGGGTGAGCGGTGGGCACGGCGGGCATCGGATCCCGTGCGCCGGGGATCCCTGCCGCGCCGCGCCCACGCGTTCCTCGACGCCGCCGAGCTGGCGGTGCGGATCACGGCGGCCAGGCTGACGGCGACCGCGCGGGCGCACGGCAGGCAGGCCGTGGTCCTGACCGACCGGGGGCCCCTCGACGGTCTGGTGAGATTCGGCCCGCCCGCCTCGTCGGCGGCGGCCGGCGCCTTCCGCCGGCTGGCCGGCCGGTACGCCCTGACGCTCCTCGTGGAGACCGGGACCGACACGCTGCTCGGGCGCGGCCCACAGGTGCTCGCCGGCTCCCCCGCCGCCTTGCGGGCCCGCTACCGGTCCTGGTCCGCGCGGCTGCCGCACGTGGTGCACATCGACGGAGCGCGGCCCCCGTCGCTCGTCGCGGCAGGCATGCTGGAGCAGATCCTCGACGTGGTGCGGACGCCCCCGCCGAGGCCCGAGGAGGACGGCGGGGGCGCCGAGCACGGCGCCGATGCCCGTCAGCACGTGGTCCTGTCGGTCTACGACGACGCCGACGGCCCCGGCTACCGGGGCGGCGGTGCCGTGGTCGTCGGCCCCGGCTACCGGGGCGGCGGTGCCGTGGTCGTCGGCAAGGTGGCCCGCAGGCTCGCGGAGGACTTCCGCGTGACGGTCGTGACGGCGGGCCGCCGCGCCGGGACCGAGTACCGCGACGGCATCCGGTACGTACGACTGCCGGTGGGCCGCGCGGGCCCGCGCGCCGGGCGGCTGGTGTTCCTGGCGCTGCTGCCGTTCGCGGCCCGTCGCATCCGGCACGACCTGTGGCTGGAGAGCTTCACTCCCCCGTTCTCGACCGGCTTGCTGCCCCTGGCGACCCACGCGCCCGTCGTCGGCATCGACCAGAACCGCGGCACCGAGACGCTGTGGCGCCGCTACCGCGTGCCGTTCGTCCTGGCCGAACGGCTCGGGCTGAGCCGCTACCGCCACCTGGTGGCGATGAACGCGGCGGACGCCTCGGCGATCCGCCGGCTCAGCCCCCGCGCCGACGTCCAGGTCATCGCCAACGGCGTGGAGCCGCGCCTCCTCGACGAATCCCGGCTCGGCAGGGGGCAGTTCATCCTCTTCCTGGGGCGGATCGACACCTGGGCCAAGGGCCTCGACCTGCTCCTCGACGCCTACGACCGGGCCGGGGCACCCCTGGAGCTGCTGCTCGCGGGCAGTGGCACGCCGGCCGAGGAACGCCGGCTCGCGGCGCTCGTCGCCGCCCGCGCGGGGGGACCCGAGCCCCGGATCCACTGGGTGGGCTGCGCCGACGAGGAGCGCAGGCGGCAACTGCTGCGCGACAGCGCCTTCCTCGTGATGCCCTCCCGCCACGAGACGTTCGGTCTCGTGGCTCTCGAAGGCATGGCGTACGGCAAGCCCGTCCTCCACTTCGACCTGCCCGCCCTGCGCTGGATGCGCGACGGCGGCGACGTGGCCGTCCCGCCGTTCGACGTGGCGGCCTTCGGCGACCGGATGGGCGAGCTGGCCCGCGACGCGGCGCTCCGCCGCGGCCTGGGCCGGCGCTCCGCGCTCGCCGCCCGGCACTACACGTGGGACGAGATGACGGGCCGCTATCTGGCCCTGGCCCACCGGCTCCTGGACGCACCCGCCCCCGCACGGCGGCCGAGGAAGAGGGGGACGTCATGGCAGTCGACCCGCTGA
- a CDS encoding glycosyltransferase family 2 protein: MGSDAHPLRRSTDRVPGSGTRTVSLVLTVRPDGRDPGHALDLLLDQMPEDVRDVVLIGGPTGTRPARDGMTIRTLGAWDFARGDIPHAGLRAATGDLIVLMDADGSMSPHEIPHYLYYLESGFDFVKGSRFIAGGDVADYPLARRLGHRALLRVARRLYGQQLTDLWYGFCAFRRGFVDLLDLREDGVELGAELVTHALHYGLRVAEVPSRELPRRHGPSHPRTVRDGARILGTLLDERPHNALSRFAHGRSRHGQGGPGSPPLDATGRPPG; this comes from the coding sequence ATGGGTAGTGACGCGCATCCCCTCCGCCGGTCGACCGACCGGGTGCCGGGCTCCGGCACGCGCACCGTGAGCCTCGTCCTGACGGTCCGCCCCGACGGACGGGACCCGGGACACGCGCTCGACCTGCTGCTCGACCAGATGCCGGAGGACGTGCGGGACGTGGTCCTGATCGGCGGACCGACGGGCACGCGTCCCGCGCGGGACGGCATGACCATCCGGACGCTCGGGGCCTGGGACTTCGCCCGGGGCGACATTCCGCACGCGGGGCTGCGCGCGGCCACCGGGGATCTGATCGTGCTGATGGACGCCGACGGCAGCATGTCGCCGCACGAGATCCCGCACTACCTGTATTACCTGGAGAGCGGATTCGACTTCGTCAAGGGATCCCGTTTCATCGCGGGCGGGGACGTCGCCGACTATCCGCTCGCGCGCCGCCTCGGCCATCGCGCCCTGCTCCGGGTCGCGCGCCGGCTGTACGGCCAGCAGCTCACCGATCTCTGGTACGGATTCTGTGCGTTCCGGCGGGGCTTCGTCGACCTTCTCGACCTGCGCGAGGACGGTGTCGAGCTCGGCGCCGAGCTCGTGACGCACGCCCTGCACTACGGGCTGCGCGTCGCCGAAGTCCCCAGTCGCGAACTGCCGCGCCGCCACGGCCCTTCGCACCCCCGCACGGTCCGCGACGGCGCCCGCATCCTCGGCACGCTCCTCGACGAAAGGCCGCACAACGCCCTCTCGCGGTTCGCCCACGGCCGCTCCCGGCACGGCCAGGGAGGCCCCGGCAGTCCGCCGCTGGACGCCACCGGCCGACCCCCTGGCTGA
- a CDS encoding glycoside hydrolase family 15 protein: MAGRIEDYALVGDLETAALIGTDGSVDWWCAPRFDSPACFAALLGDPGHGRWILAPVGKTRCTRRSYRGDTLVLDTFWESLTGTVRVTDFMPPRSPDSSHESGPRIVRVVEGIAGRVAMRGESRLRFHHGSIVPWTRALDRHTVACVAGPDAAYLSCGPGADPVVTSDRTTVEFTVTAGSSVAFVLGWRPSHASVPPTASPAEIDATLLRTLDFWNDWAGALRYEGPAREAVLRSLLTLKALTYAPTGGVVAAATASLPESIGGQRNWDYRFCWLRDSTFTLSCLLRGGFRREAMAWTDWLLRAVAGDPADLQPLYGVEGQRRLPETYADWLPGYENSRPVRFGNAAVDQFQLDIYGEVLNTVYSAVRAGVAVDPPAWALVAELLEYLGTRWQEPDEGIWEVRGPRRHFVHSKVMAWVAADRAVRLARVAGLRGTVRRWQALRHEIHAEICAQGWSEEQQSFTQYYGSPQVDATALLIPRLGFLPADDPRVLGTVKAMGRLDGHGFLRRYGDVRDGGTHRLDDLGGTEGAFVACTFWYADALAATGRPAEARTVFERVLAIRNDVGLLAEEWDPVAGRQLGNTPQALSHVALVNTAFTLYGTRRHDRAAAHRLAVA, encoded by the coding sequence ATGGCAGGGCGAATTGAAGACTACGCCCTCGTCGGGGACCTGGAGACGGCCGCGCTCATCGGGACCGACGGGTCCGTCGACTGGTGGTGCGCGCCCCGCTTCGACTCGCCCGCCTGTTTCGCGGCCCTCCTCGGCGATCCCGGTCACGGCCGGTGGATCCTCGCCCCGGTCGGGAAAACCCGCTGCACGCGCAGGAGTTACCGAGGCGACACGCTTGTCCTCGACACGTTCTGGGAGTCTCTCACCGGCACCGTCCGGGTCACCGACTTCATGCCCCCGCGCTCCCCGGACTCCTCCCACGAGAGCGGGCCGAGGATCGTCCGCGTCGTCGAGGGGATCGCAGGCCGCGTCGCCATGCGCGGCGAGTCGAGACTCCGCTTCCACCACGGCAGCATCGTGCCCTGGACCCGTGCGCTGGACCGGCACACCGTCGCCTGCGTCGCGGGACCCGACGCCGCCTATCTTTCCTGCGGCCCCGGAGCCGACCCCGTCGTCACGTCGGACCGTACGACCGTCGAGTTCACCGTCACCGCCGGGAGCAGCGTCGCGTTCGTCCTCGGCTGGCGCCCCTCGCACGCCTCCGTGCCCCCCACCGCCTCGCCCGCCGAGATCGACGCCACCCTTCTGCGTACCCTCGACTTCTGGAACGACTGGGCGGGCGCGCTCCGTTACGAAGGGCCGGCCAGGGAGGCCGTCCTCCGCTCCCTCCTCACCCTCAAGGCCCTCACCTACGCCCCCACCGGCGGTGTCGTCGCGGCCGCCACCGCCTCCCTCCCCGAGAGCATCGGAGGGCAGCGCAACTGGGACTACCGTTTCTGCTGGCTGCGCGACTCCACCTTCACCCTGTCCTGTCTGCTGCGCGGCGGATTCCGGCGGGAGGCGATGGCCTGGACGGACTGGCTGCTCCGGGCCGTCGCGGGCGATCCCGCCGACCTCCAGCCGCTGTACGGGGTCGAGGGGCAGCGCCGGCTTCCCGAGACGTACGCCGACTGGCTTCCCGGCTACGAGAATTCACGCCCCGTCAGATTCGGTAACGCGGCCGTCGACCAGTTCCAGCTCGACATCTACGGCGAGGTGCTCAACACCGTCTACTCGGCCGTACGGGCCGGGGTCGCCGTCGACCCGCCGGCCTGGGCGCTGGTGGCCGAGCTCCTGGAATACCTCGGGACGCGCTGGCAGGAACCCGACGAGGGCATCTGGGAAGTCCGGGGCCCGCGCCGCCACTTCGTCCACTCCAAGGTCATGGCCTGGGTCGCCGCCGACCGCGCCGTGCGCCTCGCCCGCGTCGCCGGCCTGCGCGGCACCGTGCGCCGCTGGCAGGCCCTGCGCCACGAGATCCACGCGGAGATCTGCGCCCAGGGCTGGAGCGAGGAGCAGCAGTCGTTCACGCAGTACTACGGCAGCCCCCAGGTCGACGCCACCGCCCTGCTGATCCCCCGGCTCGGTTTCCTCCCCGCCGACGACCCCCGGGTCCTCGGCACCGTCAAGGCGATGGGACGGCTCGACGGGCACGGATTCCTCCGCCGGTACGGCGACGTCCGGGACGGCGGGACACACCGCCTCGACGACCTCGGCGGCACCGAAGGGGCCTTCGTCGCGTGCACGTTCTGGTACGCCGACGCCCTCGCCGCCACCGGCCGCCCCGCCGAGGCCCGCACCGTCTTCGAGCGGGTCCTCGCCATCCGCAACGACGTCGGGCTGCTCGCCGAGGAATGGGACCCGGTGGCCGGCCGCCAGCTCGGCAACACGCCGCAGGCGCTCAGCCACGTGGCACTGGTGAACACCGCCTTCACGCTGTACGGCACACGCCGCCACGACCGGGCGGCCGCCCACCGTCTCGCCGTGGCGTGA